GCATCCTTACGATGATGTTGAAATTCAGGTGGGCAAGGTGGTCGATGCTCAAAAATTGGGCGATCGCTTTCAAGTCACCCTGAATGATGGCAACCAATTTGTCGGTCGCAAACTACTGTTAGCCACGGGTATGAAAGATTCACTTCCGGCAATTGATGGATTCGCAAAACTCTGGGGTAGCAGCATTTTCCACTGTCCTTACTGTCATGGTTGGGAAGTGCGAGATCAACCTTTAGCGATTTATGGCAAAGGTGAGGTAGGACTTGAAATGACATTCAGGCTGACCGGTTGGAGCCGCGATTTAGTGTTGTGTTCAGATGGTTCTGCCGAATTAACTCATGAGCAACGACAGCAGTTATCAAATTGGGGAGTTCAGCTACGCGAAGAAAAAATTGCTCGACTCGAATATCAAGACGACAAACTAACAGGGATCGTCTTTACGAACAATGAAGTGCTGCCCCGTCGCGGTATATTGCTGCGCCCTCGATCGTATCAGCACAGCCATCTAGCCGCAAAGTTAGGTTGTCAACTTGGCAGCGATGACATTGTACAAGTGGATGAGAGTAAGCAAACCTCGATTCCTGGACTCTATGCGGTGGGTGATGTGTGTAGCCCTTATTCACAGATCGCCGTAGCAGTCGCGAGTGGGACGTTCGCTGCTGTTTCCATCAATCACACTTTGAC
Above is a window of Funiculus sociatus GB2-C1 DNA encoding:
- a CDS encoding NAD(P)/FAD-dependent oxidoreductase, with amino-acid sequence MNVNSRTDVFDVIIVGGGPAGLTAALMLGRACKQVLVCDAGKPRNQVAHAAHGFFSRDGISPAQLLQIGREQLHPYDDVEIQVGKVVDAQKLGDRFQVTLNDGNQFVGRKLLLATGMKDSLPAIDGFAKLWGSSIFHCPYCHGWEVRDQPLAIYGKGEVGLEMTFRLTGWSRDLVLCSDGSAELTHEQRQQLSNWGVQLREEKIARLEYQDDKLTGIVFTNNEVLPRRGILLRPRSYQHSHLAAKLGCQLGSDDIVQVDESKQTSIPGLYAVGDVCSPYSQIAVAVASGTFAAVSINHTLTEENLVQPR